A DNA window from Pyrus communis chromosome 3, drPyrComm1.1, whole genome shotgun sequence contains the following coding sequences:
- the LOC137729444 gene encoding heat stress transcription factor A-1b-like — protein sequence MQTTMERVEDVASVFNSANTPPPPFLNKTYDMVDDPSTDTVVSWSKSNNSFVVWNVPEFSRDLLPKYFKHNNFSSFVRQLNTYGFRKVDPDRWEFANEGFLRGQKHLLKTVSRRKPAHVQNHQQQPPQVQSSQVGACVDVGNPGLEEEVESLKRDKNSLMQELVRLRQQQQATENQLHNVGQRMQGMEQRQQQMMSFLAKAMHNPGFLSQLVQHQNENNRLITGSNKKRRLPRQEDEILVGNLGSKVLDGQMVKYQPSMNEAAKAMLRQILKMNTSPKLEPSMINPDAFLIDNVPSNATDSMNTSSRILGVTLSEVPPISAECDMPDESRFPVSCHSTGISEVQSSPFAVSNSVKETQVLEENMLNFQQDPVIPELTRMQGIVPESNVEIPNANFINSETGNAGYMGMSAGLDGRLPTDIDPFSPEPDAETLPDGVSSLPSINDIFWEQFLTASPLPGDTDEISLSSDDGVTVNQDLQLGKENGWDKSQHMNYITEQMQLLASGSRIG from the exons ATGCAAACAACCATGGAGAGAGTCGAAGACGTGGCGTCGGTGTTCAACTCCGCCAACACTCCTCCTCCGCCGTTTCTGAACAAAACCTACGACATGGTGGATGACCCCTCCACCGACACCGTCGTCTCCTGGAGCAAAAGCAACAACAGCTTCGTCGTCTGGAACGTCCCCGAGTTCTCCAGGGACCTCCTGCCCAAGTATTTCAAGCACAACAACTTCTCTAGCTTCGTCAGGCAGTTGAATACTTAT GGTTTTAGAAAGGTTGATCCAGACCGATGGGAATTTGCAAATGAAGGGTTTCTAAGAGGTCAAAAACACCTTTTGAAGACCGTAAGCAGGCGAAAACCAGCTCATGTACAGAATCATCAACAACAACCACCTCAAGTGCAGAGCTCTCAGGTTGGGGCATGTGTAGATGTGGGAAATCCTGGGCTGGAGGAAGAGGTCGAAAGTCTTAAAAGAGATAAGAACAGTCTTATGCAGGAACTTGTTAGGCTGAGGCAGCAACAGCAAGCAACAGAAAATCAGTTGCATAATGTTGGGCAACGTATGCAGGGAATGGAGCAACGGCAGCAGCAAATGATGTCTTTCCTTGCAAAGGCTATGCATAATCCCGGATTTTTATCCCAGCTTGTACAGcatcaaaatgaaaataataggCTCATCACTGGAAGCAATAAGAAAAGGAGACTCCCAAGGCAAGAAGATGAAATTTTAGTTGGGAACCTTGGCAGCAAAGTTCTTGATGGACAAATGGTGAAGTACCAGCCTTCAATGAATGAAGCAGCAAAAGCCATGCTGCGGCAGATCTTGAAGATGAATACATCTCCTAAGCTGGAACCATCAATGATCAATCCTGATGCTTTCCTAATTGATAATGTTCCTTCCAATGCAACAGATAGTATGAACACCTCTAGTCGGATTTTAGGGGTGACCCTTTCAGAGGTTCCACCAATTTCTGCAGAGTGTGATATGCCCGACGAGTCTAGATTTCCTGTCAGTTGTCATTCTACAGGCATTTCTGAGGTCCAGTCTTCTCCTTTTGCGGTTTCCAACTCTGTTAAAGAAACTCAAGTTTTGGAAGAGAACATGCTTAATTTCCAACAAGATCCAGTTATCCCTGAACTAACTCGAATGCAAGGTATCGTTCCAGAAAGCAATGTGGAAATCCCCAATGCAAACTTCATCAACTCAGAGACTGGGAATGCAGGATACATGGGCATGTCAGCAGGTTTAGATGGCAGACTGCCTACAGATATTGACCCGTTTTCTCCTGAGCCTGATGCAGAAACCTTGCCAGATGGGGTCTCTAGCCTTCCAAGCATTAATGATATCTTCTGGGAACAATTTCTTACAGCGAGCCCACTGCCTGGTGACACAGACGAAATTAGTTTGAGTTCTGATGATGGAGTGACCGTGAATCAGGACTTGCAGTTGGGGAAGGAGAATGGATGGGACAAGAGTCAACATATGAATTACATCACTGAACAAATGCAGCTTCTCGCATCAGGGAGCAGAATTGGTTGA
- the LOC137728419 gene encoding uncharacterized protein, with product MKFRLVRVPWNFFKPQARFSIQIGFHSATTSDLQKWHDWANTLASSVGSTFVDLDNGPDSTLLRRELKWLMEDAIEETKNVDNNDGSVRLRVEIEELYMLWKQRVEERRPFQYVVGCEHWRDLVLCVEEGVLIPRPETELIVDLVGDVVLGNEGLREGLWADLGTGSGAIAIGIARVLGSGGRVIATDLSPTAIGVAAFNVQRYGLQDMVELRQGSWFGPLKDVEGKLSGFVSNPPYIPSDNIAGLQAEVGRHEPRVALDGGVNGMDDLLHLCKGAAFMLKPGGFFAFETNGEEQCKYLVEYMENDAGGSFCNLNIVADFAGINRFVTGFRR from the exons atgaaatttcGACTTGTTCGGGTTCCTTGGAATTTTTTCAAGCCGCAAGCGCGTTTTAGTATTCAAATTGGTTTTCACTCTGCCACCACCTCCGACCTCCAAAAATGGCACGACTGGGCCAACACCCTCGCTTCCTCTGTTGGGTCAACGTTCGTGGACTTGGACAACGGTCCGGACTCGACCCTTTTGCGCAGAGAGCTCAAATGGCTCATGGAGGACGCAATCGAAGAAACCAAAAACGTCGATAACAATGACGGAAGCGTTAGGCTAAGGGTCGAAATTGAGGAGCTTTATATGTTGTGGAAGCAGAGGGTTGAGGAGAGGAGACCTTTTCAGTATGTTGTCGGGTGCGAGCATTGGAGGGACTTGGTGTTGTGTGTTGAAGAAGGGGTTTTGATTCCGAGGCCAGAGACTGAGCTCATTGTTGATTTGGTGGGGGATGTGGTTTTGGGGAATGAGGGGTTGAGGGAGGGGTTGTGGGCTGATTTGGGGACGGGGAGTGGCGCGATTGCGATTGGGATTGCAAGGGTTTTGGGGAGTGGTGGGAGAGTCATTGCTACCGATTTGAGTCCCACGGCAATTGGGGTTGCAGCTTTTAATGTGCAGAGGTATGGTTTGCAG GATATGGTGGAGCTAAGGCAAGGATCTTGGTTTGGACCGTTAAAGGATGTGGAAGGTAAACTCTCAGGTTTTGTAAGTAATCCACCCTACATACCAAGTGACAATATCGCGGGGCTACAAGCTGAAGTTGGACGACATGAACCAAGAGTTGCATTGGACGGCGGTGTAAATGGCATGGATGATCTTTTACATCTTTGCAAAGGGGCTGCTTTTATGTTGAAACCTGGTGGATTCTTTGCTTTCGAG ACAAACGGCGAGGAGCAGTGCAAGTATCTCGTAGAGTACATGGAAAACGATGCTGGAGGCAGCTTTTGTAATTTGAACATAGTTGCCGATTTTGCTGGTATTAATAGATTTGTTACTGGATTCCGAAGGTGA
- the LOC137729648 gene encoding cold-responsive protein kinase 1-like, whose protein sequence is MSCFSFLSGTRVKKSRKPSSDIDEEVSGIHDVKLFTYKDLIIATEDFSPANKIGEGGFGSVYKGRLKDGKFAAIKVLSAESRQGVKEFLTEIDVISKIEHENLVKLYGCCVEGNQRILVYNYLENNSLTQNLIGGSSSNLQFSWRTRRQICIGIACGLAFLHEEVHPHIIHRDIKASNILLDKDLMPKISDFGLAKLIPPNMTHVSTRVAGTIGYLAPEYAIRGQLTRKADIYSFGVLLVEIVSGRSNTNTQLPIDEQYLLERTWQLYERKELVGLVDTSLDGDFDAEEACRFLKIGLLCTQDLAKLRPSMSTVVKMLKGKKVVNDDKITKPGLITDFMDLKVREPRDTKPSAQTTTAFNNASSGFGSDNKDNSTFSLATSAAATTTFISNLSSETSAANTTNFSFRTV, encoded by the exons ATgagttgtttttctttcttaagcGGTACAAGGGtgaaaaaatcaagaaaacccAGTTCTGATATCGATGAAG AAGTTTCTGGCATTCATGATGTTAAACTATTCACTTACAAAGATTTGATAATCGCAACTGAAGATTTTAGTCCAGCCAATAAAATCGGGGAAGGTGGTTTTGGTTCTGTCTATAAG GGCCGGCTTAAAGATGGAAAATTTGCTGCTATAAAAGTTCTTTCAGCTGAATCAAGACAAGGGGTGAAGGAATTTTTGACTGAgattgatgtgatctcaaaaaTCGAGCATGAAAATCTAGTTAAGCTCTATGGCTGTTGTGTTGAAGGAAACCAAAGAATTCTGGTCTACAACTACCTAGAGAATAATAGTCTTACACAAAATCTTATTG GTGGAAGTAGCAGTAATCTCCAGTTTAGTTGGCGAACTAGGCGTCAAATATGCATTGGGATTGCATGTGGGCTTGCCTTCCTTCATGAGGAAGTACATCCACATATTATTCATAGAGATATCAAAGCAAGCAACATTCTCCTCGATAAAGACTTAATGccaaaaatttcagattttggtCTTGCAAAACTCATCCCTCCTAACATGACCCATGTTAGCACGCGTGTGGCAGGAACAAT AGGTTATTTGGCACCTGAGTATGCAATACGAGGGCAATTGACAAGGAAAGCTGATATTTATAGCTTCGGAGTTCTCCTTGTGGAAATAGTCAGTGGCAGAAGTAATACGAATACCCAACTACCTATTGACGAACAGTATTTGCTTGAAAGG ACATGGCAACTCTACGAACGGAAGGAGCTTGTTGGACTGGTTGACACATCACTCGACGGTGATTTTGATGCTGAGGAAGCTTGTAGGTTTCTAAAGATCGGCCTCCTCTGCACCCAAGACCTTGCGAAGCTCAGGCCATCCATGTCAACCGTGGTCAAGATGCTAAAAGGCAAGAAGGTTGTCAACGATGATAAGATAACAAAGCCAGGCTTGATAACCGATTTCATGGACCTGAAAGTACGAGAGCCTCGTGATACGAAGCCTAGCGCACAGACTACTACAGCTTTCAACAATGCGTCCTCGGGCTTTGGCTCAGACAACAAGGACAATTCAACATTCTCCTTAGCAACCTCAGCTGCTGCTACTACCACCTTCATTTCGAACTTGTCATCGGAAACCTCAGCCGCTAATACAACGAACTTCAGCTTCCGCACCGTATAA
- the LOC137729197 gene encoding uncharacterized protein: MEDIGLFRQAWKWLQSQKHMYSRFRTAMGGCGDKIGMFVERHWPTVCSGCAWTGRLLILLLIYWWNCVVRGFRSCIGLGSAALLLIMWSCFLSLTSISCVVCVLLSMGAAGAAVQYLGYTPGLFIVGIFGILILWMYANFWITGILFIVGGYLFSLNHARLLVLMATVYAIYCVKVQVGWHGVVISINLAFISNDALCYMLQWCDKVSESTHFEEQKQSETVMEDDFSGECEYSIPTDQSEKLHSCNSSSTPSTSAVINEKEESFPIKVVKEEISSADEMKKILDSIDHYEALGFPRHKKVDAAILKKEYRKKAMLVHPDKNMGIALASESFKRLQCAYEVLSDPTKKRDYDEQLRKEESKTKSVCQKSCGTSHQDGPDYYSEESRRIQCTKCGNSHIWVCTNRSKSKARWCQDCCQYHQAKDGDGWVEYKGSLVFTRPHKVEIPRAFVCAESKIFDVSEWAICQGMACRPNTHRPSFHVNMVGLEKTQRSNSSRFPWDLDAEMMDEDEEEFEVWLQQALASGLFCETSKRRKTWSPFKLPQRVKRQSRRTSC; encoded by the exons ATGGAGGATATAGGGTTGTTTAGACAAGCTTGGAAATGGCTGCAGTCACAGAAACATATGTATTCCCGATTTCGAACTGCGATGGGTGGGTGTGGAGATAAAATCGGGATGTTTGTAGAGCGGCATTGGCCGACGGTTTGCAGTGGGTGCGCCTGGACAGGGAGGCTGTTGATCCTGTTGTTGATTTATTGGTGGAACTGCGTTGTAAGAGGCTTTCGATCCTGTATCGGGTTGGGTTCTGCGGCTTTGCTCCTTATAATGTGGAGTTGTTTTCTCAGTCTGACTTCAATTTCTTGCGTGGTTTGTGTACTTCTTAGTATG GGAGCTGCTGGTGCTGCTGTCCAGTACTTGGGTTACACTCCAGGACTTTTTATTGTAGGGATCTTCGGTATTCTGATTTTATGGATGTATGCTAACTTTTGGATAACGGGAATCTTATTTATCGTTGGAG GTTATTTGTTCTCCCTAAATCATGCACGGTTGCTGGTCTTGATGGCAACTGTATATGCTATTTATTGTGTCAAAGTTCAAGTTGGATGGCATGGTGTAGTTATCTCAATAAACCTTGCATTCATCTCTAATGATGCATTATGTTATATGCTCCAATGGTGTGATAAAGTGAGTGAAAGCACACACTTTGAAGAGCAAAAGCAATCAGAAACAGTTATGGAGGATGATTTTTCTGGGGAATGTGAATACTCTATTCCTACTGATCAATCTGAAAAGCTGCACTCATGTAACTCATCTAGCACGCCAAGTACCTCGGctgttataaatgaaaaagaagaatCTTTCCCTATTAAGGTGGTCAAAGAGGAAATAAGTTCAGCTGATGAGATGAAAAAGATTTTAGACAGTATTGATCATTATGAAGCACTAGGATTTCCCCGCCACAAAAAAGTTGACGCAGCAATATTGAAAAAAGAATACCGGAAAAAG GCGATGCTCGTGCATCCTGATAAAAATATGGGAATTGCATTAGCGAGTGAATCGTTTAAGAGACTTCAATGTGCATATGAG GTTCTCTCTGATCCCACAAAGAAGAGAGACTATGATGAGCAGTTGCGAAAGGAAGAATCCAAGACTAAGAGTGTGTGCCAAAAGTCCTGTGGCACTTCACATCAG GATGGTCCAGATTATTACTCTGAAGAGTCGAGACGTATACAGTGCACTAAGTGTGGAAATTCGCATATATGGGTTTGCACAAACAGAAGCAAGTCCAAGGCTAGATGGTGTCAG GATTGCTGTCAATATCACCAAGCAAAGGATGGAGATGGATGGGTTGAGTACAAAGGATCTCTAGTCTTTACTAGGCCACATAAG gTGGAAATACCACGGGCCTTTGTCTGTGCTGAGAGCAAAATCTTTGATGTGTCTGAATGGGCTATTTGTCAG GGAATGGCATGCAGGCCCAACACTCATCGGCCTAGCTTCCACGTTAACATGGTTGGTTTGGAGAAAACTCAAAGATCCAACTCAAGTAGATTCCCGTGGGATTTGGATGCTGAAATGatggatgaagatgaagaagaatttGAGGTTTGGCTTCAGCAAGCTCTGGCCTCTGGCCTATTTTGTGAGACCTCTAAACGCCGAAAGACCTGGAGTCCGTTCAAGTTGCCCCAGCGAGTGAAGAGGCAATCGCGAAGAACGTCATGCTGA
- the LOC137729094 gene encoding photosystem II 10 kDa polypeptide, chloroplastic-like — protein MSASVMACSVSLKPSPFTVEKSAVRGLPFLSRSSASFKVQASGVKKIKTATPYGTGGGMDLRNGVDASGRKPTGKGVYQFVDKYGANVDGYSPIYNKDEWAPSGDVYAGGLTGLAIWAVTLVGILAGGALLVFNTSALSQ, from the exons ATGTCGGCCTCAGTTATGGCTTGTTCAGTGAGCCTAAAACCATCTCCCTTCACTGTTGAGAAGTCAGCAGTGAGAGgccttccctttctttccagGTCCTCTGCTTCATTCAAGGTGCAAGCCAGTGGCGTCAAGAAAATCAAGACTGCCACCCCATATG GAACTGGTGGCGGCATGGACTTGAGGAACGGTGTTGATGCCTCCGGGAGGAAGCCTACG GGAAAGGGTGTTTACCAGTTTGTAGACAAGTACGGTGCTAATGTTGATGGATACAG TCCCATCTACAACAAAGATGAGTGGGCTCCATCTGGTGATGTCTATGCTGGGG GTCTTACTGGCTTGGCCATCTGGGCAGTTACCCTCGTTGGCATTCTTGCAGGGGGTGCCCTTCTTGTCTTCaacacaagtgctttgtcacaGTAA